The following proteins are co-located in the Pseudomonas synxantha genome:
- a CDS encoding MBL fold metallo-hydrolase gives MPALIQAFLDDASSTYTYIVYEADGGPCAIVDSVLNYDPASGRTDTAQADKVIAFVREHGLQVQWLLETHAHADHLSAAPYLRRTLGGKIAIGESISKVQGVFKHLFNLEPEFRVDGSQFDHLFAPDEIFHIGGLKAQALHVPGHTPADMAYLIDGRLILVGDTLFMPDVGTARCDFPGGDARQLYASMRKLLAFPSDTKLYVCHDYPPEGREAKCLTTVAEQRAGNIHVHDGVDEATFVEMRTTRDAGLGMPTLLLPAIQVNVRAGNMPPAEENGVTYLKIPLNQL, from the coding sequence ATGCCAGCGTTGATTCAAGCCTTTCTGGATGACGCATCGTCGACCTACACCTATATCGTCTATGAAGCGGATGGCGGCCCCTGCGCCATCGTCGACTCGGTGCTCAATTACGACCCGGCGTCCGGGCGTACCGACACCGCCCAGGCTGACAAGGTCATTGCCTTTGTGCGCGAGCACGGCTTGCAGGTGCAGTGGTTGCTCGAAACCCACGCCCATGCCGACCACCTGTCCGCCGCGCCCTACCTTCGTCGCACGTTGGGCGGCAAGATCGCGATCGGCGAGTCGATCAGCAAGGTACAGGGTGTGTTCAAGCACCTGTTCAACCTGGAGCCGGAATTTCGCGTCGACGGTTCACAGTTCGATCACCTGTTTGCGCCGGATGAAATCTTTCATATCGGCGGTTTGAAAGCCCAGGCCCTGCATGTGCCGGGACACACCCCGGCCGACATGGCCTACTTGATCGACGGCCGCTTGATCCTGGTGGGCGACACGCTGTTCATGCCCGACGTCGGCACCGCCCGCTGCGACTTTCCCGGCGGTGATGCGCGGCAGTTGTACGCATCGATGCGCAAGCTGCTGGCGTTCCCTTCGGATACCAAGCTGTATGTGTGCCATGACTATCCACCTGAGGGGCGTGAGGCCAAGTGCCTGACGACGGTGGCGGAACAACGGGCGGGGAATATCCACGTGCATGACGGGGTGGATGAAGCGACGTTTGTAGAGATGCGCACCACCCGTGATGCCGGGCTGGGCATGCCGACGCTGTTGTTGCCGGCAATCCAGGTGAATGTGCGGGCGGGGAACATGCCGCCAGCGGAAGAGAATGGCGTGACCTACCTGAAGATCCCCCTCAACCAACTTTGA
- a CDS encoding DASS family sodium-coupled anion symporter — protein MSAPAITMASFKLPLGLVVGVLVMVGVLLLPLPADLPVAGHRMLAILAFAVVVWITEAVSYEASAIMITSLMAFLLGTAPSLQDPTHLIGSSPAISMALTGFSNPALALVAGALFIAAAMTHTGLDRRIALVTLTRVGTSTRGILLGAIAVTILLSLVVPSATARSACVVPIMMGVVAAFGVDKRSNIAAGLMIVVAQGTSIWNVGIQTAAAQNLLTVGFMDKMLGQRVSWIDWLIAGAPWAVIMSAVLLLLVIKLLPPETDSIPGGKEAVAQSLVDIGPMTGPQKRLLAVSVLLLLAWATEGRLHAFDTTSTTYAGLVFLLLPGIGVMTWKDVQSRIPWGTVIVFGVGISLGTALLTTQAGQWLGSQVVTHTGLGLVGPLGVFAILAAFLIVIHLGFASATALTSALLPILIAVLQTLPAEFNRLGMTMLLGFVMSYGFILPINAPQNMVCLGTGTFTARQFAKVGILVTLIGYGLMLVFAATYWSWLGWI, from the coding sequence ATGAGCGCCCCGGCAATAACCATGGCATCCTTCAAATTACCCCTGGGCCTGGTGGTCGGCGTGCTGGTGATGGTCGGCGTCCTGCTGTTGCCGCTGCCCGCCGACCTGCCGGTGGCCGGGCATCGCATGCTGGCGATCCTCGCGTTTGCCGTGGTGGTGTGGATCACCGAGGCGGTGTCTTATGAAGCCAGCGCGATCATGATCACCTCGCTCATGGCGTTTCTGCTGGGCACTGCGCCGTCGCTGCAGGATCCCACGCACCTGATCGGCTCCAGCCCGGCCATCAGCATGGCGCTCACTGGCTTCTCCAATCCGGCGCTGGCGTTGGTGGCGGGAGCGTTGTTCATAGCTGCGGCCATGACCCACACGGGCCTGGACCGGCGCATCGCCCTGGTGACCCTGACCCGGGTCGGCACCAGCACGCGCGGTATTTTGCTGGGGGCGATTGCGGTGACTATCCTGCTCAGCCTCGTTGTACCCAGCGCCACGGCGCGCAGTGCCTGCGTGGTGCCGATCATGATGGGAGTGGTCGCCGCGTTTGGCGTCGACAAACGCTCGAACATCGCCGCTGGGCTGATGATCGTGGTGGCCCAGGGCACCAGCATCTGGAACGTCGGGATTCAGACCGCCGCTGCACAGAACCTGCTGACCGTGGGCTTTATGGACAAGATGCTCGGCCAGCGCGTGTCATGGATCGACTGGCTGATCGCCGGCGCGCCGTGGGCAGTGATCATGTCGGCGGTATTGCTGTTGCTGGTGATCAAGTTGCTGCCGCCGGAAACCGACAGCATTCCTGGCGGCAAGGAAGCGGTGGCCCAATCGTTGGTGGACATCGGCCCGATGACCGGACCGCAGAAGCGCCTGTTGGCGGTCTCGGTGTTGCTGCTGCTGGCCTGGGCCACCGAAGGCCGCCTGCACGCGTTTGACACTACTTCGACGACCTATGCAGGTCTGGTCTTTTTGCTGCTGCCGGGCATCGGTGTGATGACTTGGAAGGATGTGCAGTCGCGCATCCCCTGGGGCACTGTGATTGTGTTCGGCGTGGGGATCAGCTTGGGTACCGCACTGCTGACCACCCAGGCTGGGCAATGGCTGGGCTCGCAGGTGGTGACGCATACCGGGTTGGGCCTTGTCGGGCCGTTAGGGGTGTTTGCGATCCTGGCGGCGTTTTTGATCGTGATCCACCTGGGGTTCGCCAGTGCGACGGCGCTGACCTCGGCGTTGCTGCCGATATTGATCGCGGTGTTGCAGACCTTGCCGGCGGAGTTCAATCGGTTGGGGATGACGATGCTGCTGGGGTTTGTGATGAGCTACGGGTTTATCCTGCCGATCAATGCGCCGCAGAATATGGTGTGTTTGGGCACCGGAACGTTTACGGCGCGGCAGTTTGCCAAGGTGGGGATCCTGGTGACGTTGATTGGTTACGGGTTGATGTTAGTGTTTGCGGCCACTTATTGGAGTTGGCTCGGTTGGATCTGA
- the bkdR gene encoding Bkd operon transcriptional regulator BkdR, whose protein sequence is MRKLDRTDIGILNALQENARITNADLARSVNLSPTPCFNRVKAMEELGLIREQVTLLDADLLGLHVNVFIHVSLEKQNELALQQFEGAISDRPEVMECYLMAGDPDYLIRVLVPTIQSLERFMMDFLTKVPGVANIRSSFALKQVRYKTALPLPANGISLGS, encoded by the coding sequence ATGCGCAAACTGGACCGTACCGATATCGGCATTCTCAACGCCCTGCAGGAGAATGCACGGATCACCAACGCCGACCTGGCCCGCTCGGTCAACTTGTCGCCGACGCCGTGTTTCAATCGGGTCAAGGCCATGGAAGAGCTGGGCCTGATTCGTGAGCAGGTCACGCTGCTGGATGCCGACCTGTTGGGGCTGCACGTCAATGTGTTCATCCATGTGAGCCTGGAAAAGCAGAATGAGCTGGCATTGCAGCAATTCGAAGGGGCGATCTCCGACCGGCCGGAAGTGATGGAGTGCTATCTGATGGCGGGTGATCCGGATTATCTGATCCGCGTGCTGGTGCCGACGATCCAGTCGCTGGAGCGCTTCATGATGGACTTTTTGACCAAGGTGCCGGGGGTGGCGAACATTCGCTCCAGCTTTGCCTTGAAGCAAGTGCGCTACAAAACCGCACTGCCATTGCCGGCCAACGGCATCAGCCTCGGTTCCTGA
- a CDS encoding 3-methyl-2-oxobutanoate dehydrogenase (2-methylpropanoyl-transferring) subunit alpha yields the protein MTQPYAPLRLHVPEPSGRPGCKTDFTYLRLTDAGLVRKPAIDVEPADTADLAKGLIRVLDDQGQALGPWAEGVPVEIMRRGMRAMLKTRIFDNRMVVAQRQKKMSFYMQSLGEEAIGSAQALALNIDDMCFPTYRQQSILMARDVPLVDLICQLLSNERDPLKGRQLPIMYSVKDAGFFTISGNLATQFVQGVGWGMASAIKGDTKIASAWIGDGATAESDFHAALTFAHVYRAPVILNVVNNQWAISTFQAIAGGEATTFAGRGVGCGMASLRVDGNDFIAVYAASAWAAERARRNLGPTLIEWVTYRAGPHSTSDDPSKYRPADDWSHFPLGDPIARLKQHLIKIGQWSEEEHAAVSAELEAEVVKAQKEAEQYGTLAGGQIPSAATMFEDVYKEMPEHLKRQRQELGV from the coding sequence ATGACCCAGCCGTATGCACCGCTGCGCCTGCACGTTCCCGAACCCTCGGGCCGCCCGGGCTGCAAGACCGATTTCACCTACCTGCGCCTGACCGACGCCGGCCTGGTACGCAAACCCGCCATCGACGTAGAACCCGCCGACACCGCCGACCTGGCCAAGGGCCTGATCCGTGTGCTCGACGACCAGGGCCAGGCCCTTGGCCCGTGGGCCGAAGGCGTGCCTGTCGAGATCATGCGCCGCGGTATGCGCGCCATGCTCAAGACGCGCATCTTCGACAACCGCATGGTGGTCGCCCAACGTCAGAAAAAGATGTCGTTCTATATGCAAAGCCTTGGCGAAGAAGCCATCGGCAGCGCCCAGGCCCTGGCCTTGAACATCGACGACATGTGCTTCCCCACCTATCGCCAGCAAAGCATCCTGATGGCCCGCGACGTGCCGCTGGTGGACCTGATCTGCCAACTGCTGTCCAACGAGCGTGACCCGCTCAAGGGTCGCCAGTTGCCGATCATGTATTCGGTCAAGGATGCGGGTTTCTTCACCATTTCCGGCAACCTCGCCACCCAATTCGTCCAGGGCGTGGGCTGGGGCATGGCCTCGGCGATCAAGGGCGATACCAAGATCGCCTCGGCCTGGATCGGCGACGGCGCCACGGCTGAATCAGACTTCCACGCCGCCCTCACCTTCGCCCACGTCTACCGCGCGCCGGTGATACTCAACGTGGTCAACAACCAATGGGCCATCTCTACTTTCCAAGCCATCGCCGGCGGTGAAGCCACCACCTTCGCCGGACGCGGCGTCGGTTGCGGCATGGCCTCCCTGCGGGTGGACGGCAACGATTTTATCGCGGTGTACGCCGCCTCGGCCTGGGCTGCCGAGCGTGCGCGCCGCAACCTTGGGCCAACCCTGATCGAATGGGTCACCTACCGCGCCGGTCCGCATTCCACCTCCGATGACCCATCCAAATACCGCCCCGCCGACGACTGGAGCCACTTCCCGCTGGGCGACCCGATTGCCCGCCTCAAGCAGCACCTGATCAAGATTGGCCAGTGGTCCGAAGAGGAACACGCGGCGGTCAGTGCCGAGCTTGAAGCCGAAGTGGTCAAGGCGCAGAAGGAAGCCGAGCAGTACGGCACCCTGGCCGGCGGCCAGATTCCAAGCGCCGCGACCATGTTCGAGGACGTCTATAAAGAGATGCCGGAGCACTTGAAGCGCCAGCGTCAAGAGTTGGGGGTGTGA
- a CDS encoding FAD/NAD(P)-binding oxidoreductase produces MTEQHWGPTISGDIVVIGAGSAGIGLVASLLKRDPHLNITLIEPNDYHCYQPAWTLVGGGAYDLAKTRRPLADVLPNGVSWVQAAVSELLPDEQTLVLDSGQRVTWNNLIVCPGLRLAWEKIEGLQDTLGRHGVTSNYSYEHAAYTWQLVQQLKGGKALFTQPAMPIKCAGAPQKAMYLSCDHWLKQGNLNNIDVEFNLAGAALFGVPTFVPPLMKYVEKYNARLAFNSNLVKVDGPARKAWFEVKDAEGKVNVEEKTFDMLHVVPPQLAPDFIRQSPLADAAGWCEVNPHSLQHLRYPHIFGLGDVCGTSNAKTAAAVRKQIVVVAENLLALRKQAPLPLKYDGYGSCPLTVEKGKVVLAEFGYGGKLLPTFPLDPTRARRSMWFLKATLLPWFYWNGMLKGREWLTRLSKVD; encoded by the coding sequence ATGACCGAACAACACTGGGGACCCACCATCAGTGGCGATATCGTCGTTATCGGCGCCGGCTCGGCAGGCATCGGCCTGGTGGCCAGCCTGCTCAAGCGCGACCCGCACCTGAACATCACCCTGATCGAACCCAACGATTACCACTGTTACCAGCCGGCCTGGACCCTGGTGGGCGGTGGCGCCTACGACCTGGCAAAGACCCGTCGCCCGCTGGCCGACGTGTTGCCCAACGGCGTCAGTTGGGTACAGGCCGCCGTCAGCGAGCTGCTGCCCGACGAACAAACCCTGGTGCTCGACAGCGGCCAGCGCGTGACCTGGAACAACCTGATCGTCTGCCCCGGCCTGCGCCTGGCCTGGGAGAAAATCGAGGGCCTGCAGGACACCCTCGGCCGCCACGGCGTGACCTCCAACTACAGCTATGAGCACGCCGCCTATACCTGGCAACTGGTGCAGCAACTCAAGGGCGGCAAGGCGCTGTTCACCCAGCCGGCCATGCCGATCAAATGCGCCGGCGCGCCGCAGAAAGCCATGTATCTGTCGTGCGACCACTGGCTCAAGCAGGGCAATCTCAACAACATCGACGTCGAATTCAACCTGGCCGGCGCCGCGCTGTTCGGCGTGCCGACCTTTGTGCCGCCGTTGATGAAATACGTCGAGAAATACAACGCGCGCCTGGCGTTCAATTCCAACCTGGTGAAAGTCGATGGCCCGGCGCGCAAGGCCTGGTTCGAAGTGAAGGACGCCGAAGGCAAGGTGAACGTCGAAGAGAAAACCTTCGATATGTTGCACGTCGTGCCGCCGCAGCTGGCCCCGGATTTTATCCGCCAGAGCCCGCTGGCCGATGCCGCCGGCTGGTGCGAAGTGAACCCCCACAGTCTGCAACACCTGCGCTACCCGCACATCTTCGGCCTGGGCGATGTGTGCGGCACCAGCAACGCCAAGACCGCCGCCGCCGTGCGAAAGCAGATCGTGGTGGTGGCCGAGAACCTGCTGGCCCTGCGCAAACAGGCGCCGCTGCCGCTCAAGTACGACGGCTATGGCTCCTGCCCGCTGACGGTGGAGAAGGGCAAGGTGGTACTCGCCGAGTTCGGCTACGGCGGCAAGCTGCTGCCGACCTTTCCCCTCGACCCGACCCGGGCGCGCCGCTCCATGTGGTTCCTCAAGGCCACGCTGCTGCCGTGGTTCTACTGGAACGGCATGCTCAAGGGCCGCGAGTGGCTGACCCGCCTGAGCAAGGTGGACTGA
- a CDS encoding MFS transporter: MDKYTPHSWQPHERPSLPGSPSTPLHPTHKRWLYAMVGVLVAITGGLGNALVIANLQYLQGALGATTAEMAWLPAAYVMTNVCMNLLLVKFRQQFGLRAFTEVFLVLYALVTFGHLFVNDLNSAIAVRAAHGMVGAALSSLGLYYMIQAFPAKWRLKALVLGLGTAQLALPLARLFSEDLLQIAEWRGLYLFELGLALICLGCVFLLKLPPGDRFKTFEKLDFLTFAILASGVALLCAVLSLGRIDWWLEAPWIGVASACSLVLIMTGLAIEHNRSNPMLMTRWLGSGAMIRLALAVVLIRMVLSEQSTGAVGFMQMLNMSYQQMHTLYVVMLAGAIAGLVVSALTINPAHLLMPLVISLALMATGSVMDSFSSNLTRPQNLYISQFLLGFGGTFFLGPTMVLGTKNVLTNPRNLVSFSVMFGICQNLGGLIGAALLGTFQIVREKYHSSMIVEHLTLIDPRVAARVQSGGSAYGGIVADPELRNLMGIRSLATAATREANVMAYNDVFMLIAIIAILTMLWIFTRSLWLMSTTKAAAPPVQPSGASS; the protein is encoded by the coding sequence ATGGACAAATACACCCCCCACAGCTGGCAGCCCCACGAGCGCCCGAGCCTGCCCGGTTCGCCGTCGACGCCGCTGCACCCTACCCACAAGCGCTGGCTGTACGCGATGGTCGGAGTGCTGGTGGCGATCACCGGTGGCCTGGGCAACGCCCTGGTCATCGCCAACCTGCAATACCTGCAAGGCGCCCTCGGCGCGACCACTGCGGAAATGGCCTGGCTGCCGGCCGCCTATGTAATGACCAACGTGTGCATGAACCTGCTGCTGGTGAAGTTTCGCCAGCAGTTCGGCCTGCGCGCGTTTACCGAGGTGTTCCTGGTGCTCTATGCGCTGGTGACCTTCGGGCATTTGTTTGTCAACGACCTCAACTCGGCTATCGCCGTGCGCGCCGCCCATGGCATGGTCGGTGCGGCACTGAGTTCACTGGGCCTGTACTACATGATCCAGGCGTTCCCGGCGAAGTGGCGTTTGAAAGCCCTGGTGCTCGGCTTGGGCACCGCGCAGCTTGCGTTACCGTTGGCGCGATTGTTCTCTGAAGACTTGCTGCAGATCGCCGAATGGCGCGGGTTGTACCTGTTCGAATTGGGCCTGGCCTTGATCTGCCTGGGCTGTGTGTTCCTGCTCAAGCTGCCGCCCGGCGACCGCTTCAAGACCTTTGAAAAACTCGATTTTCTCACCTTCGCCATCCTCGCCAGCGGCGTGGCCTTGCTCTGCGCGGTGCTGTCGTTGGGGCGTATCGACTGGTGGCTGGAAGCACCCTGGATCGGCGTGGCCTCGGCCTGTTCCCTGGTGCTGATCATGACGGGGCTGGCCATCGAGCATAACCGCAGCAACCCGATGCTGATGACGCGCTGGCTGGGCAGCGGCGCGATGATTCGCCTGGCCTTGGCGGTGGTGCTGATCCGTATGGTGCTGTCCGAGCAATCCACCGGTGCGGTGGGGTTCATGCAGATGCTCAACATGAGCTACCAGCAGATGCATACCCTGTATGTGGTGATGCTGGCCGGCGCGATCGCCGGGCTGGTGGTCAGCGCATTGACGATCAACCCGGCGCACCTGCTGATGCCCCTGGTGATTTCCCTGGCGCTGATGGCCACAGGCTCGGTGATGGACAGTTTCTCCAGCAACCTGACTCGCCCGCAAAACCTCTACATCAGCCAGTTCCTGCTAGGCTTTGGCGGCACGTTCTTCCTTGGGCCGACCATGGTACTGGGCACTAAAAACGTACTGACCAACCCACGCAACCTGGTGAGTTTCTCGGTGATGTTCGGGATCTGCCAGAACCTCGGCGGCCTGATCGGCGCGGCCTTGCTCGGCACCTTCCAGATCGTGCGCGAGAAATATCACTCGAGCATGATCGTCGAGCACCTGACCCTGATCGATCCACGTGTAGCGGCGCGGGTGCAGAGCGGCGGTTCGGCCTATGGCGGGATCGTCGCCGACCCGGAGTTGCGCAACCTCATGGGTATTCGCAGCCTGGCCACGGCGGCCACCCGTGAGGCGAACGTAATGGCCTACAACGATGTCTTCATGCTGATCGCGATTATCGCGATCCTGACCATGCTCTGGATCTTTACCCGCAGCTTGTGGCTGATGAGCACCACTAAGGCAGCAGCCCCTCCCGTTCAACCCAGCGGCGCTTCTTCATGA
- a CDS encoding ArsR/SmtB family transcription factor — translation MESTLSEGEVAQLRASASKACCLLKALANEDRLLILCQLTQGERNVGELEALTGVRQPTLSQQLGILRDEGLVATRREGKYIFYGLASHEVIQVMKTLSGLYCGAVIKSWA, via the coding sequence ATGGAATCTACCTTGAGTGAGGGCGAAGTCGCCCAGTTGCGTGCGTCGGCGTCCAAGGCCTGCTGCCTGCTCAAGGCCCTGGCCAATGAAGACCGGCTGTTGATCCTGTGCCAGTTGACCCAGGGCGAGCGCAACGTCGGCGAGCTCGAAGCCTTGACTGGCGTGCGCCAGCCCACCCTGTCCCAACAGTTGGGCATCCTGCGCGATGAAGGGCTGGTCGCAACCCGTCGTGAAGGCAAATACATTTTCTACGGCCTGGCCAGCCACGAAGTGATTCAAGTAATGAAGACCCTGTCCGGCCTGTATTGCGGCGCGGTCATAAAAAGCTGGGCGTGA
- a CDS encoding HlyD family secretion protein, producing the protein MTEPTSTTTTTNAIAATPEGTTPPGATVTEPRSLRVRIVSSLGFAAIAIIGVLIVLYAWQLPPFSSAVETTENALVRGQVTIIGPQLSGYVFEVPVQDFQYVKAGDLLVRLDDRIYKQRLDQALAQLAVQKASLANVVQQRNSAEATIKLRQAALVDSQAQARKSTADLRRNEELISDGSVSKRELDVTRAANAQTIAAVAQAQASLEIARQDLQTVIVNRGSLEAAVASAEAAVELARIDLSNTRITAPRDGQLGQIGVRLGAYVNSGAQLMALVPKQLWVIANMKETQMDNVQVGQPVTFTVDALNHRKFHGTVQHISPATGSEFSLLQADNATGNFVKIAQRVPVRITVDPDQAESERLRPGLSVVVSIDTAGRLKNSPP; encoded by the coding sequence ATGACCGAACCGACTTCTACCACCACGACCACCAACGCCATCGCCGCGACCCCGGAAGGCACCACGCCCCCCGGCGCCACGGTGACCGAGCCGCGTTCCCTGCGGGTGCGTATCGTCTCGTCCCTGGGCTTTGCCGCGATTGCCATCATCGGTGTGTTGATCGTGCTGTATGCCTGGCAGTTGCCACCGTTCAGCAGCGCGGTGGAGACCACCGAGAATGCCCTTGTGCGCGGGCAGGTGACGATTATCGGCCCGCAGCTCAGCGGCTATGTATTCGAAGTGCCGGTGCAGGACTTCCAGTATGTGAAGGCCGGTGATCTGCTGGTGCGCCTGGACGACCGTATTTATAAGCAGCGCCTGGACCAGGCCCTGGCGCAACTGGCGGTGCAGAAGGCGTCGCTGGCCAATGTGGTGCAGCAACGCAACAGCGCCGAAGCAACTATCAAGCTGCGCCAGGCCGCGTTGGTCGATAGCCAGGCCCAGGCGCGCAAAAGCACCGCTGACTTGCGCCGCAACGAAGAACTGATCAGCGACGGCTCTGTGTCCAAGCGCGAGCTGGACGTGACCCGCGCCGCCAATGCCCAGACCATCGCCGCCGTGGCCCAGGCCCAGGCCAGCCTGGAAATTGCCCGCCAGGACCTGCAGACCGTCATCGTCAATCGCGGCTCCCTGGAGGCAGCAGTGGCGAGTGCCGAGGCGGCGGTGGAGCTGGCACGGATCGATTTGTCCAACACCCGCATCACCGCCCCCCGCGACGGCCAGCTCGGGCAGATCGGCGTGCGTCTGGGGGCCTACGTCAATTCCGGCGCGCAATTGATGGCCCTGGTGCCCAAGCAGCTGTGGGTGATCGCCAATATGAAAGAAACCCAGATGGACAATGTGCAGGTGGGCCAGCCGGTGACCTTCACCGTGGACGCGCTGAACCATCGCAAATTCCATGGCACGGTGCAGCACATCTCACCGGCAACCGGGTCCGAGTTCAGCCTGTTGCAGGCCGACAACGCCACCGGCAACTTCGTCAAGATCGCCCAGCGCGTGCCAGTGAGGATTACCGTGGATCCGGATCAGGCCGAGAGTGAGCGGTTGCGGCCGGGGTTGTCGGTGGTGGTGAGTATCGATACTGCCGGGCGCCTCAAAAACTCACCGCCCTGA
- a CDS encoding alpha-ketoacid dehydrogenase subunit beta, translating into MNDHNNSIELETAMTTTTMTMIQALRSAMDVMLERDDNVVVFGQDVGYFGGVFRCTEGLQTKYGSSRVFDAPISESGIVGVAVGMGAYGLRPVAEIQFADYVYPATDQIISEAARLRYRSAGQFTAPLTMRMPCGGGIYGGQTHSQSIEAVFTQVCGLRTVMPSNPYDAKGLLIASIENDDPVIFLEPKRLYNGPFDGHHDRPVTPWSKHPQAQVPDGYYTVPLDVAAIVRPGSAVTVLTYGTTVYVSQVAAEETGIDAEVIDLRSLWPLDLETIVKSVKKTGRCVVVHEATRTCGFGAELVSLVQEHCFHHLEAPIERVTGWDTPYPHAQEWAYFPGPSRVGAALKRVMEV; encoded by the coding sequence ATGAACGACCACAACAACAGCATCGAACTGGAAACCGCCATGACCACCACCACCATGACCATGATCCAGGCCCTGCGCTCGGCCATGGATGTGATGCTTGAACGTGACGACAATGTGGTGGTGTTCGGCCAGGACGTCGGCTACTTTGGCGGCGTGTTCCGTTGCACCGAAGGTCTGCAGACCAAGTACGGCAGCTCGCGGGTATTCGACGCACCGATCTCGGAAAGCGGCATTGTCGGCGTGGCCGTGGGCATGGGTGCCTACGGCTTGCGCCCGGTGGCTGAAATCCAGTTCGCCGACTACGTCTACCCCGCCACCGACCAGATCATCTCCGAAGCGGCACGCCTGCGCTATCGTTCGGCCGGCCAGTTCACTGCGCCCCTGACCATGCGCATGCCCTGCGGCGGCGGCATCTACGGTGGCCAGACCCACAGCCAGAGTATCGAAGCGGTGTTCACCCAGGTCTGTGGCCTGCGTACAGTGATGCCGTCCAACCCCTATGACGCCAAGGGCCTGCTGATCGCCTCCATCGAGAACGATGACCCGGTGATCTTCCTTGAGCCCAAGCGCCTGTACAACGGCCCGTTCGACGGCCACCACGACCGCCCGGTAACGCCGTGGTCGAAACACCCGCAAGCCCAGGTTCCGGACGGTTACTACACCGTGCCGCTGGACGTGGCCGCCATCGTGCGCCCAGGTTCGGCCGTGACCGTGCTGACCTACGGCACCACCGTGTACGTCTCCCAAGTCGCCGCCGAAGAAACCGGCATTGACGCCGAAGTCATCGACCTGCGCAGCCTGTGGCCGCTGGACCTGGAAACCATCGTCAAGTCGGTGAAAAAGACCGGCCGTTGCGTGGTGGTGCATGAAGCCACCCGCACCTGCGGCTTTGGTGCCGAGCTGGTGTCGCTGGTGCAAGAGCATTGCTTCCACCACCTGGAAGCGCCAATCGAGCGCGTCACCGGTTGGGACACCCCCTACCCGCACGCGCAGGAATGGGCGTATTTCCCAGGCCCGTCCCGAGTGGGCGCGGCGTTGAAACGGGTCATGGAGGTCTGA
- a CDS encoding sulfite exporter TauE/SafE family protein, whose protein sequence is MLLASVLGVLMGLVMGLTGAGGGILGVPALVLGLGLSMTQAAPVSLLAVGAAAAVGAIDGLRHGLVRYRAALLIALLGALFSPLGVFVAHQLSEQLLMGLFSALMVLVAWRMLRREKAEAGPSDHGSASWGQKNCMLNQQTGRLAWTAKCTATLAALGAVTGAVSGLLGVGGGFLIVPAFKQLTDVQMRGIVATSLMVVSLLSLIGVVGAFHAGVSIEPVGWMFIGASIVGMLAGRRLCSVIPARSLQVGFASLCVVVAVGMLANALR, encoded by the coding sequence ATGCTGCTGGCCAGTGTGTTGGGTGTATTGATGGGCCTGGTCATGGGCCTGACCGGCGCCGGCGGCGGCATCCTCGGGGTGCCGGCACTGGTGCTGGGGCTGGGCTTGAGCATGACCCAGGCCGCCCCGGTGTCGCTGCTCGCAGTAGGCGCGGCGGCGGCAGTGGGCGCCATTGATGGCTTGCGCCATGGGCTGGTGCGTTATCGCGCTGCGCTGTTGATCGCATTGCTGGGCGCATTGTTTTCGCCGCTGGGCGTGTTCGTCGCCCACCAATTGTCGGAGCAACTGCTGATGGGTTTGTTCAGTGCCTTGATGGTGCTGGTGGCTTGGCGCATGTTGCGGCGCGAGAAAGCCGAAGCCGGGCCAAGCGACCATGGCTCGGCCTCATGGGGCCAGAAGAACTGCATGCTCAATCAGCAGACCGGGCGCCTGGCCTGGACGGCCAAATGCACGGCCACCCTGGCTGCTTTGGGCGCGGTGACCGGCGCGGTCTCGGGGTTGCTTGGCGTGGGCGGCGGCTTCCTGATCGTGCCGGCGTTCAAGCAACTGACCGACGTGCAAATGCGTGGGATCGTCGCGACTTCGTTGATGGTGGTCAGCCTGCTTTCCCTGATCGGCGTAGTGGGGGCGTTTCATGCCGGGGTTAGCATCGAGCCTGTAGGCTGGATGTTTATCGGCGCAAGCATCGTCGGCATGCTGGCCGGGCGGCGGTTGTGTTCGGTGATTCCTGCACGCAGCTTGCAGGTGGGTTTTGCCAGCCTGTGTGTGGTGGTCGCGGTTGGAATGCTGGCTAACGCATTGCGCTGA